TGCTGCCGTGGATGCCGATGCACTACGTACCTACGTGCAAAAAGTGTATGCGTGGATGATAGGGGGCTTACTCACAACGTCAGTCACCGCGTGGCTTGTTGCATCGAGTCCTGCCATCATCAGTGCCGTTTTTGGGACACCGCTCATTTGGGTGTTTATGCTGGCTCCCATCGCAATGGTGTGGATACTGGCATCCCGCGTTGACACGATGAAACCCAGCACCGCTGCCGGATTGTTTATTGCCTACTCACTGGTTAACGGAATTGCATTTGCCAGTATCTTCCTTGTGTACGAGCTTGGCAGTATCTTCCAGGTGTTCTTCATTGCAGCAGGGATGTATGCTGCCGCCGCAGTGTACGGTTATACTACCAAACGCGATCTGACGGGGATGGGCTCGTTCCTGTTCATGGGCCTTATTGGAATTCTGATTGCCATGTTCGTAAACTGGTTTCTGAACAGCCCGGCAATTACCTGGGCTGTAAGTGTGATTGGCGTGCTAATCTTTACCGGGCTTACAGCCTACGATATGCAACGCATTAAGGAGCAGGCTATCGTGATGTATTCGGGCGACGCACTTGCATCGAAACGGGCAATTGTTGGTGCATTGTCACTCTACCTGAATTTCGTTAACCTGTTCCTGTTCCTGCTGCGCTTATTCGGCGACCGGCGATAATTTGGCTGTACATGGTAACCATGGATACGTCCACACCGGTTGATATTGACCTTGCTCCCGAAGTGGTTCGATTGCTTGAGAGCGCAGAAACCAACCGCGCTTTAACTCTGGCCGCTCAGTGTGTAGAAACGTATCCTGAGTACATTGGTGGTTATATTCTGCTGGCCGATTGCTACCACGTACTTGGTCAGACCGAGGCAGCACGAATCATCCTTGATGCGGCAGGCGCACTGTTCCCCGACCGGTTAATCGTGACCGAACGAATGCAGGGTCTGTCTGCCCGGCCGCACTGGCCCGTACCGCCAGAAGTGAAGGTGCCTGCTGACAATCCCGAAGAGGTGTACGGTTCTGCCACTGATGCTACTGAGGGATTGCACAGACAGCAGCCACAGGAAGTTGTGATCGAACACCATAGCCCCCTGAGGGATATCAAGAACTCCGATACCGTAAAAACTACTCAGGTATTCCCTCTCCGCGTTATCGAACTGGTACCGTCAGGTGGGGCCGACAGAAAGATCCGCAGTACAAACATGAGGCTGATTCCGGGTTTGGAATATACCTCGCTCCGGTTTGAGAGTACATCACTTCGCGACTACCACGCTGTACACTCACTCACCCAACCGCCGCCCTTCCGGGAATTCCATCCTCCACGGAATACGTCCGGCCGTTCGTCTGCAGCACCCCGGGAAGCCAGCCTTGAGCAGATGGCGGCCAAGCTTGGGAAGCTGCGGAGATCCAGATCCGGCAGCGATGAACCTGTTCCCGCTCCCGCGATAACTACCCCGCCCCCGGCTGTAGCTTCGATTACTCTTGCCGGTATTTACATGCAACAGCAGAACTACGATGCCGCGCTGGCCATGCTGCAGTTACTTGTCCCCAAATCCCAGGAACAACAAAAACGTATTACCGACTTGATTGCGGAATGTAAGCAACGCCTTTCATCATCATAATTCTGTTTATTAATGATCCTGTGGCGTTATATCGTAAAGGCTCATCTCGGCCCGTTTATCTTTGGCACTGTAGTAATCATTTTTCTGTTTCTGACGCAGTTCCTGATGAAGTGGCTTGGCGACCTGACAAGTAAGGGGCTTGATAATGCTACAATTATTGAGTTTATTGTTCTGAATATCTCGTGGATTTTGGTCCTTGCCATTCCAATTGGCGTGCTGTTTGCAACAGTCATGGCGTTTGGTTCGCTGAGCAGTACGGCCGAAGTCACAGTGATGAAGGCAAGCGGGATGGGCCTGTTCAGGATGATGATGCCGGTTCTTATCCTGGGAACTGCCATGTGGTGGTTTACATTTTGGTACACCGACAACATTTTGCCGGATACAAATCACCGCCTAAGCAGCATGATGAGCGATATACAGCGTCTGAAGCCAACGTTTGCAATTGAGGCAGGAAAATTTAGTACCGATATTGATGGTTTTACGATTCTTGCTCGCAACCTTACACCGGCGGGCGAAATGCTCAACGTGACGATTTACGATCACTCACGCTCTGATCGGCTGAATATCGTTAGTGCTGATACCGGCAGGCTGGCTTTCTCGCCCTCGCTAACAAAGCTGGTGCTGGATTTGCACAATGGCGAAGTGCATCAGAGTTTTAGGAACGCACCGGATGATTACCGGATTATTCAGTTCCGGAAGCACCAGATGACGATGCCTGCAGACCAATTCTTCCTGGAGCGGTCAGATATGAGCTCTTCGTCGAGAGGCGAGCGCGAAATGCGCATCTCTGATATGCAGCGCATTGTTAACCGCTCTGACAGCGCAATAGCTGTGTCACAGGCAACTACCGACTCACTGTGGAAAATGCAGTTTGCCGTGCCGGGTTCAGAGCTCACGGCACCACCGTCAAAAACAGAGGCTATCAACCGCGCTGCAACGTTTATCAGCACGTCACGTGTTGCACTCGAGGGCGAAGCTAATCGTGCGGCCTCGGAACAAGAAACCATAAACCGCTACGAGGTAGAAATCCACAAGAAGTACGCCATACCATTTGCATGCCTGCTGTTTGTTCTGGTTGGATGCCCGCTTGGTATCTTAACCAAGGGAGGCAATTTTGGACTCTCGGCTGCTATTTGCCTGGTGTGCTAC
This is a stretch of genomic DNA from Ignavibacteria bacterium. It encodes these proteins:
- a CDS encoding Bax inhibitor-1/YccA family protein; the protein is MNSFDVNTRPFAAAVDADALRTYVQKVYAWMIGGLLTTSVTAWLVASSPAIISAVFGTPLIWVFMLAPIAMVWILASRVDTMKPSTAAGLFIAYSLVNGIAFASIFLVYELGSIFQVFFIAAGMYAAAAVYGYTTKRDLTGMGSFLFMGLIGILIAMFVNWFLNSPAITWAVSVIGVLIFTGLTAYDMQRIKEQAIVMYSGDALASKRAIVGALSLYLNFVNLFLFLLRLFGDRR
- a CDS encoding tetratricopeptide repeat protein, whose amino-acid sequence is MVTMDTSTPVDIDLAPEVVRLLESAETNRALTLAAQCVETYPEYIGGYILLADCYHVLGQTEAARIILDAAGALFPDRLIVTERMQGLSARPHWPVPPEVKVPADNPEEVYGSATDATEGLHRQQPQEVVIEHHSPLRDIKNSDTVKTTQVFPLRVIELVPSGGADRKIRSTNMRLIPGLEYTSLRFESTSLRDYHAVHSLTQPPPFREFHPPRNTSGRSSAAPREASLEQMAAKLGKLRRSRSGSDEPVPAPAITTPPPAVASITLAGIYMQQQNYDAALAMLQLLVPKSQEQQKRITDLIAECKQRLSSS
- a CDS encoding YjgP/YjgQ family permease, yielding MILWRYIVKAHLGPFIFGTVVIIFLFLTQFLMKWLGDLTSKGLDNATIIEFIVLNISWILVLAIPIGVLFATVMAFGSLSSTAEVTVMKASGMGLFRMMMPVLILGTAMWWFTFWYTDNILPDTNHRLSSMMSDIQRLKPTFAIEAGKFSTDIDGFTILARNLTPAGEMLNVTIYDHSRSDRLNIVSADTGRLAFSPSLTKLVLDLHNGEVHQSFRNAPDDYRIIQFRKHQMTMPADQFFLERSDMSSSSRGEREMRISDMQRIVNRSDSAIAVSQATTDSLWKMQFAVPGSELTAPPSKTEAINRAATFISTSRVALEGEANRAASEQETINRYEVEIHKKYAIPFACLLFVLVGCPLGILTKGGNFGLSAAICLVCYIAYWMALMGGETLADRGLIQPMIAMWLGNGIFLAVGSAATYVVNNR